In Sander lucioperca isolate FBNREF2018 chromosome 21, SLUC_FBN_1.2, whole genome shotgun sequence, the following proteins share a genomic window:
- the brd4 gene encoding bromodomain-containing protein 4 isoform X4, whose protein sequence is MGDGLDAAQMSGSSSSQGQAQQMGNPPPPEYINPNRPKRQTNQLQYLLKVVVKALWKHQFAWPFHIPVDAIKLNLPDYYTIIKTPMDMGTIKKRLENSYYWNAQECIQDFNTMFTNCYIYNKPGDDIVLMAEALEKVFLQRVTEMPQEETEIVVMTGKGRGRGRRDGGLNLKPGPIIDSSSLTPQTRGLSNLSAAPQTRGPVQGPPSLPPQPLMQALPSHVAPTLPSHAPQLGAPYSLGQSDCAPQVPIMTSVPPPAQTSLPPASIQSTAPMLQNPITMTKQRKSQKRKADTTTPTANDQLSESSPAESKSGKTLPRRESTRPTKLIKKDAPDSQHHIGMGMGLSGPSGGHSPKPQDQLGYCASLVRDMLSKKHAAYAWPFYKPVDVAALGLHDYHDIIKYPMDLSSIKAKLENRQYREPQEFAADVRLMFSNCYKYNPPDHEVVAMARKLQDVFEMRFAKMPDEPESKPLVPAPAPTLHHPAPVKPQPPLAHVASSSDSSSDSSSESESSTDDSEEERAQRLAELQEQLKAVHEQLAALSQPQASKPKRKEKEKEKKEKKKEKHKKKGGMLGLVDEIQDATPVPQVSKKTKTSNNNNKEVVPKKKPSKKEGMKSNHPFNLLPVPSLEEDLGAAGSSATGEKCKPMTYEEKRQLSLDINKLPGDKLGRVVHIIQSREPSLKNSNPDEIEIDFETLKPSTLRELERYVSSCLRKKKKVPVEKPVESMATSKKTGSSSESSGSSTDSEAEGTGIIKHQNHKKKGQSVKEGKKTHPHVHIQSGPAQTGLHSQIAGLQSSSQMKQQQHQPSPAGFIAPPVAALESSQLLETSFESLPPFGQPLMHLSHHTGNSSSPAAPHLNAHSAGQVSPETHPFLNQHPVLTSPALHISMPQQPSRPSHKAAPLHPKPPQQQTAPPQQQPTLQQQQLPQQQLQPQSAAPPQHQLSSQILHPPQPLHQRPMSPPTLTPQGLLSSQPPQMLLEDDEEPGSTTPMNQVQLYLQQFQQARQPQQSMQLLQAQARQQQQQQQQQQQQQQQQQQQQQQQQQQQQQQQQQQQQQQQQQQQHHHQQQPGQISLLQSVQGQSQLSSQTTLPPPRLPIQSQAQPAPSHQAPPQQIPLHQAHHMQHTLPQQQQPQQQQLNYQQGPGLAGQSQGSQHKVSMPTNKAQQLIQQQQEQPSPRPTKADPYNAGHMRDNPSPLMMHSPQLPQYPPVSHQSPPHNMQPKKQRAPVSHGGVKEEKLPPSPVIRGEPFNPAMRPDHHKHPDNKPSQPGHSQQNVKSMDSLRPVIRSSQSSGPPSSLQDKDKFKQESKAPIAPKKVQDVKVKNMGSWASLAQKSTSTPSSAVKSSSDSFEQFRRAAREKEEREKALKAQAEQVEKDRLRREQDKLRGRDEEDIMEPSRRVHEEPRRRLEQQHVQAPSQQQQQQQQQQQQQEPQPAAIQQPPQSPTPPQPATQNPLDQQRELARRREQERRRREAMAATIDMNFQSDLMAIFEENLF, encoded by the exons ATGGGGGACGGCCTGGATGCAGCGCAGATGtcgggcagcagcagcagccagggGCAGGCCCAGCAAATgggcaaccccccacccccagagTACATCAATCCCAACAGGCCAAAGCGCCAGACCAATCAGCTGCAGTACCTGCTCAAGGTGGTGGTGAAGGCCCTGTGGAAGCACCAGTTTGCCTGGCCCTTTCATATACCAGTGGATGCGATCAAACTTAACCTGCCT GACTACTACACAATAATCAAAACTCCTATGGACATGGGAACAATCAAGAAAAGGCTTGAGAACAGTTACTACTGGAATGCCCAAGAATGTATCCAAGACTTCAACACAATGTTCACCAACTGCTACATATACAACAAG CCTGGAGATGACATAGTCTTAATGGCTGAAGCTCTAGAGAAGGTTTTCCTCCAAAGGGTCACAGAAATGCCTCAGGAAGAAACTGAGATTGTTGTGATGACAGGGAAAGGACGTGGCCGGGGCCGAAGAGACGGAG GTCTGAACTTGAAACCAGGGCCCATCATTGATTCTTCGTCCTTGACTCCTCAAACACGTGGTCTGTCAAACCTCTCAGCAGCACCGCAGACCAGAGGACCAGTGCAGGGCCCGCCTTCACTACCTCCCCAGCCTTTGATGCAGGCCCTGCCGTCCCACGTGGCCCCAACATTACCCAGCCATGCGCCGCAGCTCGGAGCGCCCTACTCCCTGGGCCAATCAGACTGTGCTCCTCAAGTTCCCATCATGACTTCTGTGCCTCCCCCTGCTCAGACCTCCCTTCCCCCAGCATCCATCCAGAGCACTGCCCCCATGCTGCAGAACCCTATAACCATGACCAAA CAAAGAAAGAGCCAGAAAAGGAAAGCTGACACTACAACGCCCACAGCAAATGACCAACTGAGTGAGTCTTCACCAGCAGAGTCCAAATCTGGGAAGACACTACCCAGGCGAGAGAGTACCCGGCCTACAAAACTGATAAAGAAGGATGCTCCTGACTCCCAGCATCACATAGGCATGGGGATGGGACTGAGTGGACCAAGTGGAGGTCATAGCCCCAAACCACAGGATCAGCTGGGATACTGCGCTAGTCTGGTTAGGGATATGCTGTCCAAGAAGCATGCTGCTTACGCCTGGCCATTCTACAAACCTGTTGATGTGGCTGCACTGGGACTACACGATTATCACGATATCATCAAATATCCAATGGACCTCAGCTCCATCAAG GCCAAGCTGGAGAATAGACAATACCGAGAACCACAGGAGTTTGCTGCTGACGTACGATTAATGTTTTCCAACTGCTACAAATATAATCCACCAGACCATGAGGTGGTAGCTATGGCACGCAAGCTACAG GATGTCTTTGAGATGCGCTTTGCCAAGATGCCAGATGAACCTGAGAGCAAGCCACTGGTTCCTGCCCCAGCTCCAACACTTCACCATCCTGCCCCTGTTAAGCCCCAGCCTCCTTTGGCCCATGTCGCCTCGTCTTCAGACAGCTCCAGTGACTCATCCTCCGAGTCTGAGTCATCCACAGATGACTCGGAAGAGGAGAGAGCCCAGAGGTTGGCAGAGCTCCAGGAACAG TTGAAGGCTGTCCACGAGCAGCTGGCTGCCTTGTCCCAACCACAAGCCAGCAAAccaaagagaaaagagaaggaaaaagaaaagaaggagaagaaaaaagaaaagcataagAAGAAAGGAGGCATGTTGGGCCTTGTAGATGAGATCCAGGATGCTACACCTGTTCCGCAGGTCTCTAAGAAGACCAAGACCagtaacaataacaacaaagagGTCGTACCCAAGAAAAAACCCAG TAAAAAGGAAGGGATGAAAAGCAATCACCCCTTCAACCTGCTGCCGGTTCCTAGCCTGGAAGAAGATTTGGGGGCAGCTGGGTCATCAGCTACAGGGGAAAAGTGCAAGCCTATGACGTATGAGGAGAAGAGGCAGCTAAGCCTGGACATCAACAAGCTTCCTGGTGACAAGCTCGGCCGTGTAGTGCATATCATCCAGTCCAGAGAGCCCTCGCTCAAAAACTCAAACCCTGATGAGATCGAGATTGACTTTGAGACGCTAAAGCCTTCCACTCTGCGCGAGCTGGAGAGATATGTGTCTTCCTGCCTCCGCAAGAAGAAAAAGGTTCCAG TTGAGAAGCCTGTGGAGTCAATGGCTACCTCCAAAAAGACTGGATCCTCTTCAGAGAGCAGCGGCTCCAGCACAGACAGCGAAGCTGAGGGGACAG GAATAATAAAGCATCAGAATCATAAGAAGAAGGGCCAGTCTGTAAAGGAGGGGAAGAAGACACATCCGCATGTACACATTCAGAGTGGCCCTGCTCAGACTGGGCTTCATTCCCAAATTGCAGGCCTTCAGTCCAGCAGTCagatgaagcagcagcagcatcagccATCTCCTGCAGGCTTCATTGCTCCCCCTGTAGCTGCTCTGGAGTCTTCCCAGTTACTGGAGACTAGCTTTGAGTCCCTGCCACCTTTCGGCCAGCCCCTTATGCATCTGTCCCACCACACAGGCAACTCCTCCTCACCCGCAGCTCCACACCTCAACGCTCATTCTGCCGGGCAAGTGTCCCCTGAGACCCACCCCTTCCTCAACCAGCATCCCGTCCTCACATCCCCAG CCTTGCACATTTCCATGCCTCAGCAGCCTTCTCGACCCAGTCACAAGGCAGCGCCTCTTCATCCCAAACCCCCCCAGCAGCAAACAGCCCCTCCTCAGCAGCAGCCAACcctgcagcagcaacaactgCCTCAGCAGCAACTCCAGCCCCAGTCAGCAGCACCACCACAGCACCAGCTTTCCTCCCAGATCCTCCACCCTCCTCAGCCCCTGCACCAGCGGCCCATGTCCCCTCCAACACTCACACCCCAGGGCTTGCTGTCTTCCCAGCCTCCCCAGATGCTGCTGGAGGATGATGAAGAGCCAGGGTCTACAACGCCTATGAACCAAGTACAATTATACCTGCAGCAGTTCCAGCAAGCCCGTCAGCCCCAGCAGTCCATGCAGTTGCTCCAGGCCCAGGCTCggcagcaacagcaacaacaacaacagcagcagcagcagcagcagcagcagcagcagcagcagcagcagcagcagcagcaacagcagcagcaacaacaacaacaacaacaacaacaacaacaacaacaacaacaccaccaccaacaaCAACCAGGACAGATCTCTCTTCTGCAGTCTGTCCAGGGACAATCTCAACTCTCCTCTCAGACCACGCTGCCTCCTCCCCGGCTCCCTATTCAGTCCCAGGCTCAGCCAGCCCCATCACATCAGGCCCCGCCCCAACAGATTCCTCTACACCAGGCCCACCACATGCAGCACACTCTGCCACAGCAACAGCAGCCACAACAGCAACAACTGAACTACCAGCAGGGTCCTGGACTAGCTGGTCAGTCCCAGGGATCACAACACAAGGTGTCCATGCCCACCAACAAAGCACAGCAGCTCATCCAGCAACAGCAAGAGCAGCCCTCCCCTCGCCCAACCAAGGCTGACCCTTACAACGCAG GTCACATGAGGGACAACCCATCCCCTCTCATGATGCATTCCCCACAACTTCCCCAGTATCCACCTGTGTCTCACCAGTCCCCACCTCACAACATGCAGCCCAAAAAG CAGCGGGCCCCTGTGAGCCATGGTGGGGTAAAGGAGGAGAAACTTCCTCCATCACCAGTGATACGAGGAGAGCCATTTAACCCTGCAATGAGACCAGACCATCACAAACATCCTGATAACAAGCCTTCTCAACCAGGCCACAGCCAACAGA ATGTAAAGTCCATGGACAGCTTGCGACCTGTCATCCGCTCCTCCCAGTCCAGTGGACCGCCCTCCTCTCTGCAAGACAAGGATAAGTTTAAGCAGGAGTCCAAGGCGCCCATTGCCCCTAAAAAGGTA caggATGTGAAAGTGAAGAATATGGGCTCATGGGCCAGCCTGGCACAAAAGTCCACATCTACACCCTCATCTGCAGTGAAGTCATCAAGTGACAGTTTTGAGCAGTTCCGTCGTGCTGCCcgggagaaagaggagagggagaaagcaCTGAAGGCCCAAGCCGAGCAGGTGGAAAAAGACAGACTACGCAGGGAGCAGGACAAACTACG GGGTCGAGATGAAGAGGACATCATGGAGCCAAGCAGAAGGGTGCATGAGGAGCCACGCAGGCGTCTAGAGCAGCAACACGTTCAAGCCCCTTcgcaacagcaacaacaacaacaacaacagcaacagcagcaggagCCCCAGCCAGCTGCCATTCAGCAGCCTCCTCAATCCCCCACACCGCCTCAGCCTGCCACACAGAACCCACTCGACCAACAGAGGGAGCTAGCACGCCGCCGAGAGCAGGAAAGGAGGAGGCGAGAAGCG aTGGCAGCAACTATTGACATGAACTTCCAAAGTGACTTAATGGCTATCTTTGAGGAGAATCTGTTTTGA
- the brd4 gene encoding bromodomain-containing protein 4 isoform X1, translated as MDYKMHAKSNDLLDFQKLDALLEKIAHSVSVKRESSEECNGISGALSVESVPGPRLNWCPANTTTPAPAPAPAAPAPAPGPEPTPNPVRMGDGLDAAQMSGSSSSQGQAQQMGNPPPPEYINPNRPKRQTNQLQYLLKVVVKALWKHQFAWPFHIPVDAIKLNLPDYYTIIKTPMDMGTIKKRLENSYYWNAQECIQDFNTMFTNCYIYNKPGDDIVLMAEALEKVFLQRVTEMPQEETEIVVMTGKGRGRGRRDGGLNLKPGPIIDSSSLTPQTRGLSNLSAAPQTRGPVQGPPSLPPQPLMQALPSHVAPTLPSHAPQLGAPYSLGQSDCAPQVPIMTSVPPPAQTSLPPASIQSTAPMLQNPITMTKQRKSQKRKADTTTPTANDQLSESSPAESKSGKTLPRRESTRPTKLIKKDAPDSQHHIGMGMGLSGPSGGHSPKPQDQLGYCASLVRDMLSKKHAAYAWPFYKPVDVAALGLHDYHDIIKYPMDLSSIKAKLENRQYREPQEFAADVRLMFSNCYKYNPPDHEVVAMARKLQDVFEMRFAKMPDEPESKPLVPAPAPTLHHPAPVKPQPPLAHVASSSDSSSDSSSESESSTDDSEEERAQRLAELQEQLKAVHEQLAALSQPQASKPKRKEKEKEKKEKKKEKHKKKGGMLGLVDEIQDATPVPQVSKKTKTSNNNNKEVVPKKKPSKKEGMKSNHPFNLLPVPSLEEDLGAAGSSATGEKCKPMTYEEKRQLSLDINKLPGDKLGRVVHIIQSREPSLKNSNPDEIEIDFETLKPSTLRELERYVSSCLRKKKKVPVEKPVESMATSKKTGSSSESSGSSTDSEAEGTGIIKHQNHKKKGQSVKEGKKTHPHVHIQSGPAQTGLHSQIAGLQSSSQMKQQQHQPSPAGFIAPPVAALESSQLLETSFESLPPFGQPLMHLSHHTGNSSSPAAPHLNAHSAGQVSPETHPFLNQHPVLTSPALHISMPQQPSRPSHKAAPLHPKPPQQQTAPPQQQPTLQQQQLPQQQLQPQSAAPPQHQLSSQILHPPQPLHQRPMSPPTLTPQGLLSSQPPQMLLEDDEEPGSTTPMNQVQLYLQQFQQARQPQQSMQLLQAQARQQQQQQQQQQQQQQQQQQQQQQQQQQQQQQQQQQQQQQQQQQQHHHQQQPGQISLLQSVQGQSQLSSQTTLPPPRLPIQSQAQPAPSHQAPPQQIPLHQAHHMQHTLPQQQQPQQQQLNYQQGPGLAGQSQGSQHKVSMPTNKAQQLIQQQQEQPSPRPTKADPYNAGHMRDNPSPLMMHSPQLPQYPPVSHQSPPHNMQPKKQRAPVSHGGVKEEKLPPSPVIRGEPFNPAMRPDHHKHPDNKPSQPGHSQQNVKSMDSLRPVIRSSQSSGPPSSLQDKDKFKQESKAPIAPKKVQDVKVKNMGSWASLAQKSTSTPSSAVKSSSDSFEQFRRAAREKEEREKALKAQAEQVEKDRLRREQDKLRGRDEEDIMEPSRRVHEEPRRRLEQQHVQAPSQQQQQQQQQQQQQEPQPAAIQQPPQSPTPPQPATQNPLDQQRELARRREQERRRREAMAATIDMNFQSDLMAIFEENLF; from the exons AGAGTCCAGCGAGGAGTGCAATGGGATCAGCGGTGCTCTGTCAGTGGAGTCTGTGCCGGGGCCAAGACTGAACTGGTGTCCTGCCAACACCACTACCCCTGCCCCTGCCCCTGCCCCTGCAGCTCCAGCTCCTGCTCCGGGGCCCGAGCCCACGCCCAACCCTGTTAGAATGGGGGACGGCCTGGATGCAGCGCAGATGtcgggcagcagcagcagccagggGCAGGCCCAGCAAATgggcaaccccccacccccagagTACATCAATCCCAACAGGCCAAAGCGCCAGACCAATCAGCTGCAGTACCTGCTCAAGGTGGTGGTGAAGGCCCTGTGGAAGCACCAGTTTGCCTGGCCCTTTCATATACCAGTGGATGCGATCAAACTTAACCTGCCT GACTACTACACAATAATCAAAACTCCTATGGACATGGGAACAATCAAGAAAAGGCTTGAGAACAGTTACTACTGGAATGCCCAAGAATGTATCCAAGACTTCAACACAATGTTCACCAACTGCTACATATACAACAAG CCTGGAGATGACATAGTCTTAATGGCTGAAGCTCTAGAGAAGGTTTTCCTCCAAAGGGTCACAGAAATGCCTCAGGAAGAAACTGAGATTGTTGTGATGACAGGGAAAGGACGTGGCCGGGGCCGAAGAGACGGAG GTCTGAACTTGAAACCAGGGCCCATCATTGATTCTTCGTCCTTGACTCCTCAAACACGTGGTCTGTCAAACCTCTCAGCAGCACCGCAGACCAGAGGACCAGTGCAGGGCCCGCCTTCACTACCTCCCCAGCCTTTGATGCAGGCCCTGCCGTCCCACGTGGCCCCAACATTACCCAGCCATGCGCCGCAGCTCGGAGCGCCCTACTCCCTGGGCCAATCAGACTGTGCTCCTCAAGTTCCCATCATGACTTCTGTGCCTCCCCCTGCTCAGACCTCCCTTCCCCCAGCATCCATCCAGAGCACTGCCCCCATGCTGCAGAACCCTATAACCATGACCAAA CAAAGAAAGAGCCAGAAAAGGAAAGCTGACACTACAACGCCCACAGCAAATGACCAACTGAGTGAGTCTTCACCAGCAGAGTCCAAATCTGGGAAGACACTACCCAGGCGAGAGAGTACCCGGCCTACAAAACTGATAAAGAAGGATGCTCCTGACTCCCAGCATCACATAGGCATGGGGATGGGACTGAGTGGACCAAGTGGAGGTCATAGCCCCAAACCACAGGATCAGCTGGGATACTGCGCTAGTCTGGTTAGGGATATGCTGTCCAAGAAGCATGCTGCTTACGCCTGGCCATTCTACAAACCTGTTGATGTGGCTGCACTGGGACTACACGATTATCACGATATCATCAAATATCCAATGGACCTCAGCTCCATCAAG GCCAAGCTGGAGAATAGACAATACCGAGAACCACAGGAGTTTGCTGCTGACGTACGATTAATGTTTTCCAACTGCTACAAATATAATCCACCAGACCATGAGGTGGTAGCTATGGCACGCAAGCTACAG GATGTCTTTGAGATGCGCTTTGCCAAGATGCCAGATGAACCTGAGAGCAAGCCACTGGTTCCTGCCCCAGCTCCAACACTTCACCATCCTGCCCCTGTTAAGCCCCAGCCTCCTTTGGCCCATGTCGCCTCGTCTTCAGACAGCTCCAGTGACTCATCCTCCGAGTCTGAGTCATCCACAGATGACTCGGAAGAGGAGAGAGCCCAGAGGTTGGCAGAGCTCCAGGAACAG TTGAAGGCTGTCCACGAGCAGCTGGCTGCCTTGTCCCAACCACAAGCCAGCAAAccaaagagaaaagagaaggaaaaagaaaagaaggagaagaaaaaagaaaagcataagAAGAAAGGAGGCATGTTGGGCCTTGTAGATGAGATCCAGGATGCTACACCTGTTCCGCAGGTCTCTAAGAAGACCAAGACCagtaacaataacaacaaagagGTCGTACCCAAGAAAAAACCCAG TAAAAAGGAAGGGATGAAAAGCAATCACCCCTTCAACCTGCTGCCGGTTCCTAGCCTGGAAGAAGATTTGGGGGCAGCTGGGTCATCAGCTACAGGGGAAAAGTGCAAGCCTATGACGTATGAGGAGAAGAGGCAGCTAAGCCTGGACATCAACAAGCTTCCTGGTGACAAGCTCGGCCGTGTAGTGCATATCATCCAGTCCAGAGAGCCCTCGCTCAAAAACTCAAACCCTGATGAGATCGAGATTGACTTTGAGACGCTAAAGCCTTCCACTCTGCGCGAGCTGGAGAGATATGTGTCTTCCTGCCTCCGCAAGAAGAAAAAGGTTCCAG TTGAGAAGCCTGTGGAGTCAATGGCTACCTCCAAAAAGACTGGATCCTCTTCAGAGAGCAGCGGCTCCAGCACAGACAGCGAAGCTGAGGGGACAG GAATAATAAAGCATCAGAATCATAAGAAGAAGGGCCAGTCTGTAAAGGAGGGGAAGAAGACACATCCGCATGTACACATTCAGAGTGGCCCTGCTCAGACTGGGCTTCATTCCCAAATTGCAGGCCTTCAGTCCAGCAGTCagatgaagcagcagcagcatcagccATCTCCTGCAGGCTTCATTGCTCCCCCTGTAGCTGCTCTGGAGTCTTCCCAGTTACTGGAGACTAGCTTTGAGTCCCTGCCACCTTTCGGCCAGCCCCTTATGCATCTGTCCCACCACACAGGCAACTCCTCCTCACCCGCAGCTCCACACCTCAACGCTCATTCTGCCGGGCAAGTGTCCCCTGAGACCCACCCCTTCCTCAACCAGCATCCCGTCCTCACATCCCCAG CCTTGCACATTTCCATGCCTCAGCAGCCTTCTCGACCCAGTCACAAGGCAGCGCCTCTTCATCCCAAACCCCCCCAGCAGCAAACAGCCCCTCCTCAGCAGCAGCCAACcctgcagcagcaacaactgCCTCAGCAGCAACTCCAGCCCCAGTCAGCAGCACCACCACAGCACCAGCTTTCCTCCCAGATCCTCCACCCTCCTCAGCCCCTGCACCAGCGGCCCATGTCCCCTCCAACACTCACACCCCAGGGCTTGCTGTCTTCCCAGCCTCCCCAGATGCTGCTGGAGGATGATGAAGAGCCAGGGTCTACAACGCCTATGAACCAAGTACAATTATACCTGCAGCAGTTCCAGCAAGCCCGTCAGCCCCAGCAGTCCATGCAGTTGCTCCAGGCCCAGGCTCggcagcaacagcaacaacaacaacagcagcagcagcagcagcagcagcagcagcagcagcagcagcagcagcagcagcaacagcagcagcaacaacaacaacaacaacaacaacaacaacaacaacaacaacaccaccaccaacaaCAACCAGGACAGATCTCTCTTCTGCAGTCTGTCCAGGGACAATCTCAACTCTCCTCTCAGACCACGCTGCCTCCTCCCCGGCTCCCTATTCAGTCCCAGGCTCAGCCAGCCCCATCACATCAGGCCCCGCCCCAACAGATTCCTCTACACCAGGCCCACCACATGCAGCACACTCTGCCACAGCAACAGCAGCCACAACAGCAACAACTGAACTACCAGCAGGGTCCTGGACTAGCTGGTCAGTCCCAGGGATCACAACACAAGGTGTCCATGCCCACCAACAAAGCACAGCAGCTCATCCAGCAACAGCAAGAGCAGCCCTCCCCTCGCCCAACCAAGGCTGACCCTTACAACGCAG GTCACATGAGGGACAACCCATCCCCTCTCATGATGCATTCCCCACAACTTCCCCAGTATCCACCTGTGTCTCACCAGTCCCCACCTCACAACATGCAGCCCAAAAAG CAGCGGGCCCCTGTGAGCCATGGTGGGGTAAAGGAGGAGAAACTTCCTCCATCACCAGTGATACGAGGAGAGCCATTTAACCCTGCAATGAGACCAGACCATCACAAACATCCTGATAACAAGCCTTCTCAACCAGGCCACAGCCAACAGA ATGTAAAGTCCATGGACAGCTTGCGACCTGTCATCCGCTCCTCCCAGTCCAGTGGACCGCCCTCCTCTCTGCAAGACAAGGATAAGTTTAAGCAGGAGTCCAAGGCGCCCATTGCCCCTAAAAAGGTA caggATGTGAAAGTGAAGAATATGGGCTCATGGGCCAGCCTGGCACAAAAGTCCACATCTACACCCTCATCTGCAGTGAAGTCATCAAGTGACAGTTTTGAGCAGTTCCGTCGTGCTGCCcgggagaaagaggagagggagaaagcaCTGAAGGCCCAAGCCGAGCAGGTGGAAAAAGACAGACTACGCAGGGAGCAGGACAAACTACG GGGTCGAGATGAAGAGGACATCATGGAGCCAAGCAGAAGGGTGCATGAGGAGCCACGCAGGCGTCTAGAGCAGCAACACGTTCAAGCCCCTTcgcaacagcaacaacaacaacaacaacagcaacagcagcaggagCCCCAGCCAGCTGCCATTCAGCAGCCTCCTCAATCCCCCACACCGCCTCAGCCTGCCACACAGAACCCACTCGACCAACAGAGGGAGCTAGCACGCCGCCGAGAGCAGGAAAGGAGGAGGCGAGAAGCG aTGGCAGCAACTATTGACATGAACTTCCAAAGTGACTTAATGGCTATCTTTGAGGAGAATCTGTTTTGA